In Vanessa tameamea isolate UH-Manoa-2023 chromosome 25, ilVanTame1 primary haplotype, whole genome shotgun sequence, a single window of DNA contains:
- the LOC113399521 gene encoding CCAAT/enhancer-binding protein-like, whose amino-acid sequence MCPSEPQCPEVETRSATAGPIGPGGMESPQMYDAAAAPPPPPQPDLKKAAEDKRTPFPPPDLDELNGQEISLDLQHLIEDQFRGEETMALFQEILPGGRSPQQRPFARTTLAYMPQPVHSGASYANPVPANSHEQAPPIKEEPPEPHDFRRAVTCAQYTGQYNAQPPVGVSGPYGGGFTPLPPLGAPLLPPLLKHKQPPSRRSSGKVIDKGTDEYRRRRERNNIAVRKSREKAKVRSREVEEKVKTLLREKEALLKRLEAVTGELSLHKQMYVHLINLNHPEITELCRSMLQLGAPHSSDHTL is encoded by the coding sequence ATGTGCCCTAGTGAACCTCAGTGCCCTGAAGTGGAGACTCGCAGTGCGACCGCTGGGCCTATCGGCCCTGGCGGCATGGAATCCCCCCAGATGTACGACGCAGCCGCGGCACCGCCACCGCCGCCGCAGCCAGACCTAAAAAAGGCGGCAGAGGATAAAAGGACACCTTTCCCACCCCCGGACTTAGACGAGCTCAATGGACAGGAGATCAGCTTGGATTTACAACACCTCATCGAGGACCAGTTCCGAGGGGAGGAGACGATGGCTCTCTTCCAGGAAATACTCCCCGGAGGACGGTCGCCGCAGCAGAGGCCGTTCGCGCGAACGACCCTTGCGTATATGCCCCAACCCGTCCACTCTGGGGCATCGTACGCAAACCCGGTGCCTGCTAACTCTCACGAACAAGCGCCTCCGATAAAGGAGGAACCCCCTGAACCGCATGATTTCAGGCGAGCAGTGACATGTGCGCAATACACAGGCCAATACAACGCACAGCCGCCAGTTGGAGTGAGTGGCCCTTATGGAGGTGGTTTCACACCGCTGCCTCCATTGGGAGCTCCTTTGCTCCCGCCTCTGTTAAAACACAAGCAGCCCCCGTCGAGGCGATCGTCCGGCAAAGTGATAGACAAAGGTACGGACGAGTACCGAAGGAGGAGGGAGCGTAACAACATAGCCGTTCGTAAATCACGCGAGAAGGCAAAAGTACGTTCGAGGGAGGTCGAGGAAAAGGTAAAAACATTACTCCGTGAAAAAGAGGCATTACTAAAGAGGCTGGAGGCGGTCACGGGGGAGTTGAGCCTTCACAAGCAGATGTACGTTCACCTGATCAACTTGAATCATCCAGAGATCACTGAACTATGCCGGTCGATGTTGCAGCTAGGAGCTCCTCACTCGTCGGATCACACGCTCTGA